The nucleotide window accatgacgagcctacgaactatgaggaagcgatgatgagcccagattccgcaaaatggcttgaagccatgaaatctgagatgggatccatgtatgaaaaacaaagtatggactttggttgacttgcccgatgatcagcaagcaattgaaaataaatggatcttcaagaggaagacggacgctgatagtagtgttactatctacaaagctagaattgtcgcaaaaaggttttcaacaagttcaagatgttgactacgatgagagtttctcattCGTATccatgcttaagtctgtccgaatcatgttagcaattgccgcattttatgaaatctggcaaatggataaacaaaactgcattccttaataggatttattagagaagagttgtatatgatgcaaccagaaggttttgtcgatcctaaaggtactaacaaaatatgcaagctccagcgatccatctatggactggtgcaagcatctcagagttggaatatacgctttgatatgttgatcaaagcatatagttttatacagacttgcagtgaagcctgtatttacaagaaagtgagtgggagcactacagcatttctgataagtatatgtgaatgacatattgttcaTCAGAAAtaaatgtagaattattctgcaaagcataaaggagtgttttgaaagaagtttttcaaagaaagacctcggtgaagctgcttacatattaagcatcaagatctatagagatagatcaagacgcttgataagtttttttcaataagtacataccttgacaatattttgaagtagttcaaaaatggaacagtcaaagaaagagttcttggctgtgttacaaggtgtgaaattgagtaagactcaaagcctgaccacggcagaagatagaaagagaatgaaagtcattccctatgcctcagccataggttctataaagtatgccatgctgtgtaccagatctgttgtataccctacactgtgttaagcaagggagtacaatagtgatctaagagtagatcactggacaacggtcaaaattatccttagtggaataaggaaatatttctcaattatggaggtgacaaaaggttcgtcgtagaaagttacgtcgatgcaagttttgacacagatctggatgactctaagtctcgatctagatacatattgaaagtgggagcaattagctagagtagctccgtgcagagcattgtagacatagaattcgcaaaatacttacagatctgtatgtgacagacccgttgactaaaattatctcgcaagcaaaacatgatcacaccttagtactctttgggtgttaatcacataaacgatgtgaactagattactgactctagtaaaccctttgggtataggtcacatgacgatgtgaactatgggtgttaatcacatggtgatgtgaactattagtgttgaatcacatggcgatgtgaactagattattgactctagtgcaagtgggagactgaaggaaatatgccctagaggcaataataaagttattatttatttccttatatcatgataaatgtttattattcatgctagaattgtattaactggaaacataatacatgtgtgaatacatagacatacagagtgtcactagtatgcctctacttgactagctcattaatcaaagatggttatgtttacCTAACCATatacaaagagttgttatttgattaacgaggtcacatcattagttgaatgatctgattgacatgacccattccattagcttagcacccgatcgtttagtatgttgctattgctttcttcatgacttatacatgttcctatgactatgagattatgcaactcccgtttgccggaggaacactttgggtgctaccaaacatcacaacgtaactgggtgattataaaggagcattacaggtgtctccaaaggtagatgttgggttggcgtatttcgagattaggatttgtcactccgattgtcagagaggtatctctgggccctctcggtaatgcacatcacataagccttgcaagcattgcaactaatgagttagttgcgagatgatgtattacggaacgagtaaagagacttaccggtaacgaggttgaactaggtattggaataccgacgatcgaatctcgggcaagtaacataccgatgacaaagggaacaacgtatgttgttatgcggtttgaccgataaagatcttcgtagaatatgtaggagccaatatgggcatccaggtctcgctattggttattgaccggagacgtgtctcggtcatgtctacattattctcgaacccgtagggtccgcacgcttaaggttacgatgacagttatattatgagtttatgcattttgatgtaccgaaggttgttcggagtcccggatatgatcacggacatgacgaggagtctcgaaatggtcgagacataaagattgatatattggaagcctatgtttggatatcggaagtgttccgggtgaaatcaggattttaccggagtaccgggagggttaccggaaccccccgggagctatatgggccatagtgggccttagtggaaaagagaaggggctgccctagatgggctgcgcgcctcccccttcccctagtcctattaggactaggagaggtggccggccccctcctcctcttttccccctccgcgaatcctattccaactaggattgggggggggggaatcctactcccagagggagtaggactctcctggcgcaccccttgtggccggccagcctccccccttttggtcctttatatactgaggtagaggcaccctagaacacacaagttgatccacgtgatctattccttagccgtgtgcggtgcccccagccaccatattcctcgataatgctgtagcggagtttaggcgaagccctgctgctgtagtgcatcaagatcgtcaccatgccgtcgtgctgacggagctcttccccgacactttgctggatcggagtccggggatcgtcatcgagctgaacttgtgctcgaactcggaggtaccgtagtttcggtacttgatcgattggatcgtgaagacgtacgactacttcctctacgttgcgtcaacgcttccgcagtcggtctgcgtgggtacgtagactacactctcccctctcgttgctatgcatcacatgatcttgcgtgtgcgtaggaaaatttttgaaattactacgaaacccaacaggtagggggtcccaaactgtgcgtctaggcagatggtaacaggagacaagggacacaatgtttttacccaggttcgggccctctcgatggaggtaaaaccctactcctgcttgattaatattgatgatatgggtagtacaagagtagatctaccacgagatcaaagaggctaaaccctagaagctagcctatggtatgattgtcgttCGTCCTATGGattaaaaccctccggtttatatagacagcggagagggctagggttacacagattcggttacaatgggaggagatctacatatccgtattgccaagcttgccttccacgccaaggaaagtcccatccgaacacgggacgaagtcttcaatcttgtatcttcatagtccaagagtccggccaaaggttatagtccggctatccggacaccccttaatccaggactccctcaccctccaTGCACAGGCAGACGTGGTGGAGCATGTCTTCGTTTTCGGCGTGCGCCTCAAGCCTCCACTCGTGCACGTAGATGCGGTAGCCGGCGCCGGGGAGGTTGCCGCGGGACACAGCGTCGGCGCAATGGTGCTGGTGCATGAACCGGATGAAGAACTGCTCCGGATAGTGCTTGACCACCTCGACGTCGGCCGGGCGCGCGCCCAGAGCCAAGGCCAGCTCCGTGGCGACCTGCCTGCACGGGACGTCCTGTCGCGCGCCCTCCAGCCATGCCACAGTGGCATTGGTGGAGAGCAAGGCAGACTCCGCCTGCATGTCGGGAGTTGCGGGGACGACGACGTAGTCCACCTCCGGCCTGACAGAGGCGTCTCCGAGGCGTGGCATGGCTGTCCGAGGAGGAGCAGCCTGCGGAAGCGGACGAGGAACCTCCCAGCCACGACCAGGACGCGGCACCGCCAGACCTGAAGCAGCGGCAGGGCGAGGCAGAGGTGGTGGTGGTACTACTGGGCCGTCAATGAAACTGAGCGGCTTCCACTGGTTCTTGCAACCACACGACATGTGCCCATTAAGAAGGCAGCGAGAGCAGCGGATGGGCTCGCGGCAAGTCGAAGCTCTGTGTCCGCGGGCGATGCACCGACAACATCTGCCCAAGAGCCAACGAGGGATGGGAGGCGGCTTGAATGCCGGAGCGGCGAAAGCCGAGCGGCGCGGACCATTACGTGACACGACGAGCTGCCCGCCGCCGGTCTCCTCGCCAGTCGCCTCGACCTCGCGCCCCGCGCACGTCCTAGCTGCCGGCATTGAAGGCGCGGCCACAGCAGGACGGGAGGAGGCCAGCTACCCCGTCTCCCCGCGGTAGACCTGGCCATGGGCAGCCCGGCCCGGCCGGCCCGGCCCGACGCTGCTCCCGGGCCGAGCTCGGGCCTAGATTTTGAGCTCGGTGGCCTAGCCGGGCCGGGCCCGGGCCCGTCATTTTTGCAGTTTTTTGAAGGGGCCCGGCCCGAGGCCCGAGGCCCGGCGGGCTTTTGCATGTTCGGGCCGGGCTTGGGCCCAAAAACTAGGCCCGATGGCCCTGCCGGGCCGGGCTCGGGCTTGGCTAGGCCCGGCCCgaagcccggcccggcccgagGTTTGGCCAGGTATACCCCGCGGTTAAGGTGAGGCTCGATTTGAAAATGCGAGGTGCCCGCGGCAGAAGCGGCGCGCATGGACCCAGCCAGGGTGCGGCCCGGAGGCACCACAGCAGGCTGCGAGTCGGGGACGAGCTTCACTTGGGTAGAACCACTGATGAGGCCATGACCGCGGGCGGCGGATCGAGATCTGAAAGCGCCGAGGTCGGGGGAGCCGGCAGAGCCCGCGGCGGCGCGGGCCGGGCCGGAGCACCAGCCGGGGCTCcgatgggcggcggcggcaggggcaTGAACCAGGAGGCGTTGAAGCTACCGCAGCGCGACCCGGCCGTCGCCGCCGGCGCGGGCGCGCGAGGGGAAAGCGTGGGTGGGCACATGTGGAACTCCGCTGTAGTGGGCACTTTTTATCTTCAATAACATTTTGGAATAAGGGAAGAAAGATAAAATGTTCATGTGATCACACGACGGACAAAGCTTAGACCCGTGAACTAGAACGTACAACCATCCTATGACCAATTGGATGTCTCATGAGAACTGACCGTCGCTCGGGTGGCTAGCAACGCGGGTGCACTCACTGCCCACCAGCACTCAAGTCCTGGACTGGTGTTCTTCACAAAGGTTGATGTCACCAGCGAGGGTTCGAGTCTCTCATCCCCTATATAAGACACGGTGGAGTCCCCCATCTGTTCACTTTCACTTTCTTTTTGGGAGTAAGGGTCAGCTCCCTCGATACCGCGATGCATATACTCATTAAAAAAATGAACACAAGGAAGGTGCCATCAAGCGCCAAAGTTTCATTCAACTCATAAGCAGAATACAGCATGAATTACAAAATCCTGCAGCTGAAAGGCGAGGAGATTGCAGAAAGGGGCAAGAACTGTTGCCATGAGTAGAAGAAGTACAGTAGAAAACAGGTTCTGTTCTTGAATTGAGAACCTGATGAGCACAACTATAGGCAATGCCATTAGTATTCCTAGAGATATGGTAGGTAGACAGCATGCATATGACCGGAGGTATCCTGCAGAAAATTGCTGATAGGCGCTCGACTTCTCCAAGTTATACTCATAATTTTAATATGAAATCCCAAATACACCACCGTGATATATCTTTGGCGCTAGGTGCAACATGGATCGTCGTCAAGAGGATCTGAGCAAAGCAAGGTCCAGGCAATAAGCTTGTATTTCAGAATGTACATATAATCGAGTGACGTCCCCCTCTCTCATAAAGCTTACACAAGTACTCCAGATCCCTATGGTCTTATGGAACATAAGGATGGTCTATGAGGAATTAAGGGTCTCACACCACATAACTGTGTTCGGAACATAGCGAAAGCATAATTTGGTGGTCATTATATGCACATGACACGGTAAACAGAACATCAAATGACAAGGAAAAAAGGGCAAATGAAGACTCTGAACTCTCTAGCACTTGAAGCCCCTGCAAACCATTAGCCAGAGGATGAGGATCAAAAATGCGATGCCACCACCGACCATCAGCTTAAACCTCAGGTTCTGAAGCCACATCTTGCGCCTGAGCTCTCTGCCATGCCTATGGAAGCTGTCGGCCTGAAGTAAATTTAACAATGCAATCCTCAGTCAAAGTTGCTTACACATATAGGATTTTAAACAAGAGGATACATGTACACAAGGCTTGTTATATCCATACCTGCGACTGTAAGGTTTCGGTCTTGCCCACCAAAAGTTCAATCTTCTCGCCACGATCTAATATCTAAGGAATGTCCAGCACAGTCAAAGTAAAGTCAATGACATGAAATATATGAAGCATGAAAAAGAACTGTTGAATTGATGATTTCAGTTAGATGATATGAAGTTGTGGCTATTTTCCGCTTTGCATTGCTTGATCTCTTGCAAAACGGTAACTGAACAGGGCACTAGACTTGGATCTTTGCACATCCACCCATAATAATATATGCCCCAGGACATTGCAGTTTGCTTGCCTTACGTGCAGAGTGAAGATATATATGAAATAAATATTAAGAAACCTCAAAGAAAGGCATAAAATCAATGGATAGATTAAAGAACACAGCGTAACTTTGTCAGAGGAACATCGATTGTATATAATCCCTTGCCAGGAAACGGTATATCTTCAAATAAAATAGAGGACAAGATCCAATAATTACTGTTCATATTGTACTAAATCTCATCACCACCTATCACTGCCTATTTTAAGAGTACTTATTTTCATTTGAAAGTGCATCAACTCCAGCTCACAGTAATATTAATGAAGTATTACTGTAAGACATAGTTTCTGCACAAAAGCACATGTTACTTTTATGAGACCCATGTACTTAAAAATGctaaaatataaaaacagcacgtTTATATCACACCCTTGTACAGCAAACTGTACATAAAAGAACATGTGATAGTCCCTAGTTAGCTTTATATTCCACTTAAACAGTACAGATTAAAATTCCAGTGTACAGTGTAATAGATTTAGAAATTTGAGATAACTGAGACTAAATTTCCCAACAGGGAAGTGTGTGCAACAGACCATCGCTCCGGATAGAACATGTTGGTTTAAATGCATACCTTCTCGATGTTGTCCATCATGATCCCTTTAACCTCTGAAAGATGTGATTTCACCTTAGAGAGCTTGCTAATTTCCTCTGGATGATTAATACAATACTGCATGTGATCCTTCAACCTTGGCCTGAACTCAGGACAGAGAGAAAATAATAAGAAGCACTTCCATGGTAATGAGAACACCAAAGTATATATAACCCAACAAGCAAACAATTCCATACCCGAATTCCCGGTCAAGATTGTAGGCGATGCTAAACCGGTCCTCAAACAGGAAATCGTCCTCATCCGCATCATCAGCAAGCGGGTGTTGTCCCTCCTCATCGATACTGGACCCATACCTCTGCATGAAGTCTTCCCTAACCCTCTCTAGGAACACAAACGGCACGCTCCTTCCCAACGCCTCTTCGGCCACCACAAGAAACACTACACACATCCGAAGTCAACTCAACAGGTTCGAGCGACACTGACACCGCACATGCTTTTCACAAGCAGGCTTGCAGATGCAGTGAACAAAAGAGGGATTCGTGAGCATACCAAAACCACGGTCAACGAGGAAGTTGAAGGTGTGGCCATCGCAGGAGTAGGTGGACCTGGTGCTGTTGGAGGGCAGCTTCTGGAGGCACTGCACGGCGATGGTGCTGAAGTTGCCGGAGAAGGCCGTGTGCTCGGCCAGCACCACGGAGCCCTTGGCCACGAAGCTGTATATCAGCGTTTGCTTGCTACCACCGTTCATGGCTCCTCCTCCCTCTTCTACCTCCCGAAATTAGCCACCGCAGAAGCCCTAATTCCCAACAGCACTAATCAGCACAAAGATTGGCACGAAACAGGAATCGTATAATTTGGTACCGCGTGGCACCCAGAAACTAACCTCGATTGACCCAGATTGATGGGGAATACTAACACAGGATTTCACTCAAACCAAAATATGAATCGGATCAGATCTCGGGGTGGGGGATCAAACTCGAAGTGAAGGCGGACAGGGAGCTTCGAGGCGGGGTAGGGGAGTACCTTGTAGAGGCTCGTCTAGCGCAGGGGTtggccgtcctcctcctcctccccctcgcAGTGAACGTGAATCGACCGGAAGAGGGCGCAGCGGTTGCGGGTCTATTCCGTCTTGTTGCGTTGCCTTAGTTGAGAGTTAAGTTACTTGTTTGCCCTTCCCGTGGAGACAAAGGCAACGACacgtttttctttttttttgaaaaggacgGCAACGACAAGGTTGTGGCAGGGTGACATAGAGCATCTCTTGCACATCCACTAAAATTCAAAACCTTAAATTTAGTTTGCTGTACGTGCTAAATTGATTTTACGGATTGGAACCTCTTCAGCCGGAACAGAAGCAAAAAGAATTTGTTCGGTTGAAACTTCTTCAACGGTACTGcataattcaaaaaaaaaatcacaCAAGAATTTGTCTGAGATCATCACAAACGAAGACGAGTTCATCACATACCAAAAGGATTCTTACATTATCGAACGGATTACATAGTAATAATCTTTTCCTATCTTTTCCTAATTCTAATCTctccctatatatatatacatatatatatatatatatatatatatatcttttctCTTTTCCTAATAATAAAGCAGTTATTGTTTCTGATCGTCCATCATTAATACTTTTGCAGGAAAGCCCCTAAAATTTATACGAATAAACTCACAGTCCGATCAAGTCAACGCGAACAGCCACGAGCGATAGAAAAATAAAACTCCCAATCGCATCTCCACCTCCAGCGCGCCGCCACCCTCTGCCGCGAGGCGCCGGCCCCAGCCCCGCCGCAGCGCGCCGCCCCCGCCTACCCTGCCGGCACTCCTAACCCAATTGCCCCCCACGCCTGTGGCGTTCTACCGCCAGCGACACCCCACGCTGCGGCCGTTGCCGGCACGCATACCCGCGGGCCTCCGTCTCccctgctgccgccgctgccccgcTCGTCCAGCGGGCCGGCCCCGTCCATGGTGCGCAGGGGCTACCCACGCCCTCCCACGCTCGCGCGCGCCTCCTTCTGCCCTTCCGCCGCAGATGACGCCGCGTCCTGCAGCTCCACGGATACGTCCTCCACCCTGCCGACTTCTTTGAGCCTGATGCGACCCCGATGGTGGCCGCGCCCTGCAAGAGCCCGCTGCTGCTCGGCCCGACGTCCTGCCGTGGCGAGCGCTTGACATTATTGTGTAGGCCCTAGTATAATAGGCATGACTCTAGGACACATCCCCCGCTCTCATTCCATGACCTTTATTTGAACAAACCGTCCCTACACGTGTCACCGCCTATCCTCCTTCTGGCCTTCCCCGATCATGGCTGAGTTATCCATCTAGTCACATCACGTCTAGACATTATCAATGCCAAGGGGATGAGCTTGACCACCTCACGACATATTTGTCGTTTAACCCTGCCAGGGAAAGGGGATGTTTAAACCAATCTCTTGTGCGGGAGATGATGGCCGCCATCCGTGGGTCCCTCTCCGCACATGTTTCATACACCATGCCTCATACTTTCAGTCGCTCTGCACATGTCCCATCATGCCTGCTTCACATCACACATGCTTGCAACTAATATATTATTACACAAAAACACATTAAATGGCTATAAATAATGGAGTTGACAAAATATCGCTATCCTAGTCATGTTCATACACTAAAATGGCAGACCAATAACTCATTCATAGGAAATTGATCCCCAACAACAGAAATTTCATGATTCTTACATAATTCTGATTTTTGGACCCTTAAATCAACCACAAAAAAGTGCTTACcaggaaaaaaaattaaaatagtgCTTACCAGACATACAAACTTTAGCGTTTCTTATTGAAGTGGCGCTAGATTGGTAGCATTTGTTGGCCTTTGGCAAATCAAACACATTGGAAGTTCAACTCATTTTTATTGAAACCATTGCCATTGTGATTTTGAAAACTCGACAACATGGAAGATTCCAACCATGCGTTGCTACACCTTAGAAAATGTAGCTTTGCAAATAATATTTACAAAACAGTGATGAATTAGCATCTGAAGCTCTCTCCTTGTACTCGACAAGAGAAACACTAAGCATCATTGGTAAAATATGAATCAACGCATGTGTCAGATCCGTCTCAAGTTTCACCTTTTCCTGCTCTTCCAGTGAGCAAAAAGGCATGTGCATTTGCCTCAGAGTAACAAAATTACAGCCTTTAAATCGAGCTAAGACCTATAATGATTATTAATAATGTAGTCCCACCTAATTCTCCTGTACATATCATGTTAACTAAGTAACGGTACACATATGcaaatatataatataaaaatttAACCAACAAATAATGATATAGTCTTACATTTAGCGAAATGTTAAAAAATAGCATAAATCATAGCTGATAACAATATAATAAATTCTTGTGAATGATACTTTGGCAGTACATGGGAACCTGAGATCGTATTTACCCGTGACATAATAAAATCCCTCAGAAGAATATTTCTGAAAAAAATTACATACTATGCACATTCATATGGAAAAGGATCACTCAACATCACCAGCTAGCTAGTAAAAATGCATGAGGAGAAAAATCTGAAAATAAGTAAATTATTTGAAAGAACTTTTCCCCGTTCTTTAACAATAAGAACAATCATGGTGACATATTAGAGCTTATTCAGGACATCTAATTTTTTTACTGAAGAAAGTGGTACATGTTTCAGCAAACTTGTTGAATTATGCATACCATTATGTGTGTCATCTCG belongs to Triticum urartu cultivar G1812 chromosome 7, Tu2.1, whole genome shotgun sequence and includes:
- the LOC125520204 gene encoding vesicle-associated membrane protein 727 → MNGGSKQTLIYSFVAKGSVVLAEHTAFSGNFSTIAVQCLQKLPSNSTRSTYSCDGHTFNFLVDRGFVFLVVAEEALGRSVPFVFLERVREDFMQRYGSSIDEEGQHPLADDADEDDFLFEDRFSIAYNLDREFGPRLKDHMQYCINHPEEISKLSKVKSHLSEVKGIMMDNIEKILDRGEKIELLVGKTETLQSQADSFHRHGRELRRKMWLQNLRFKLMVGGGIAFLILILWLMVCRGFKC